From a single Anomaloglossus baeobatrachus isolate aAnoBae1 chromosome 4, aAnoBae1.hap1, whole genome shotgun sequence genomic region:
- the LOC142302781 gene encoding E3 ubiquitin/ISG15 ligase TRIM25-like, with product MASADLRDELDCSICLSTYTDPVMLRCGHNFCRVCIDRVLDTQDESGVYSCPDCREEFQERPTLMRNFSLCNIVKNFRHTESCQEEITGIFCTYCVDSPVPSVRSCLLCEASLCDKHLRSHSKAPEHVLSDPSTTLKNKKCSVHKEILKYYCIKDDICICASCCLAGEHRGHQVEMLDEASEKKKKKLRNVLPKLTTKRDKTEDRVQRLEERWRKAQEKASGEAERVTALCTDIRRRVDDLEKKVLSEISRQEKEKFLSLSALIHQLEIKKDELSRKMRHIEELCNMTDPLTVLQEPDTGDLCDPEEEGGDEDTGGHDKQLHDGGDLDVAVISHTLHTLCEVITSIRSGIYVAHPADILLDVNTAANNLLISDDLKTATWTKEKQNRPETAERFQYHQVMSTRVFTSGRHYWDVEGSRSGNWRVGMCYPSIERKGWNSLIGYNNKSWCLWRYNNQYLGRHDSKKIELSEKISSDRVRICLDYEAGQLSFYELCDPIRHLHTFTAAFSGPLHAVLHLSNGCLTIIKRK from the coding sequence ATGGCTTCTGCTGATCTGAGAGACGAACTGGACTGCTCCATCTGTCTGAGCACTTATACAGATCctgtaatgctgagatgtggacacaacttctgccgggtctgtattgatcgtgtgctggatacacaggacgagtctggagtttattcctgtcctgactGCAGAGAAGAGTTTCAAGAACGGCCGACGCTGATGAGGAACTTTTCTCTGTGTAATATTGTGAAGAATTTCCGTCATACTGAGTCATGTCAAGAGGAGATCACTGGGATTTTctgcacttactgtgtggactctccGGTACCTTCTGTTAGATCCTGTCTACtgtgtgaggcttctctgtgtgataAACATCTCAGGTCTCACAGCAAAGCAccagaacacgtcttatctgatcccagcactACTCTGAAGAACAagaaatgttctgtccataaggAAATTTTAAAATACTATTGTATAAAGGATGACATCTGTATCTGTGCATCCTGCTGTTTGGCCGGAGAACATCGGGGACACCAGGTGGAGATGCTGGATGAGGCCtcagagaagaaaaagaaaaaactgagAAATGTTCTACCAAAACTGACCACAAAGAGAGACAAGACTGAGGACAGAGTCCAGAGATTGGAGGAGCGTTGGAGAAAAGCTCAAGAAAAAGCATCTGGAGAAGccgagagagtcactgccctgtgtacggacatcaggagacgggtggacgacctggagaagaaggtcctgagtgagatctccaggcagGAAAAGGAAAAGTTCCTGTCACTGTCTGCGCTGATCCATCAGCTGGAAATAAAGAAagacgagctgtccaggaagatgaggcacattgaggagctgtgtaacatgactgatccactgaccgtcttacaggaaccagacaccggggacttgtgtgatcctgaggaggagggaggtgatgaggacacagggggacatgataaacagctccatgatggaggtgacctggatgtggctgtgatctcacacacattacacacattgtgtGAGGTAATAACAAGTATAAGGAGCGGGATCTATGTGGCGCATCCggcagacatattactggatgtaaacaccGCTGCTAATAATCtccttatatcagacgacctgaaaactgcgACCTGGACAAAAGAGAAGCAgaatcgtccagaaacagcagagagattccagtATCATCAGGTGATGAGCACGAGGGTGTTTACCTCAGGACgccattactgggatgtggagggCAGTAGATCAGGGAACTGGAGGGTGGGGATGTGTTATCCCAGTATAGAAAGGAAGGGGTGGAACTCACTGATTGGATATAATAACAAGTCCTGGTGTTTGTGGAGATATAATAATCAGTATTTAGGGAGACATGACAGTAAAAAGATCGAGTTATCTGAGAAGATCTCCAGTGATAGagtcaggatctgtctggattatgaggccgggcagttgtccttttatgagctgtgtgaccccatcagacacttacacaccttcactgccgccttctccgGGCCTCTTCATGCTGTATTACATCTAAGTAATGGTTGCTTAACAATAATAAAGAGAAAATGA